The sequence CAGTATCCCACCAGTGCACTGGAtcccccagcagtgtcccacaTCGCCCTCCTGTGCTACAGCCTCAAATTACCTGGTCAGAATCCCCGTCCCACCCTTCTCCTCTGGGGACAATTATAAAAAAGGTTTTTTGTCCTCAGACATGGCAGTCCAATTATCCTGTCCCAGTGAATTAAAAGGCACTGTTTAACGGCAAGGTAAGGcagaaaagtactttttttttcatcctcatTCTGTTTCCTGATACGTGAAGATGGTTTCAGTGGAGAGCGCTGGTGAGGCTGACACGTGTGAGGCTTGCTGCCCTCTCCtggtgccctcagctgctgtgcactGCATCTCACAGCTGCCTCTTGGATTGGAGTTTTCCCCTTTCTGAGATGAGTCctgcaggagaggcagaaaGAAGCTCCTTTATCGACTAAATTGATTATTTTAAACAGCAGTGTTTGATTAGGATTAGCTGGACCAATTCAATCAGGAACAGCTTTTGAATTGTCAGGCAATTCACTGCAAAGGCAACAGTTGTGATCAGGTGATCCCCTGTAGCTTCCTGGTGGTCACTAATGGATTGGAATTCTACACTACTGAGTCTTCTGGATACTCCTACCCAATTCTCTAGGAGAGCTAGCACTATGTATGTTTCTTGTTTATGATCATGGGAAACAGTATCATGGCCCATCAGAGCAGACCAATTACAGATTAAAATTTACAGCCACCTTTTGGTGCAGTGAGGGAACATTTTGTCAATCAGCACATCTCAGCCTCAGCATTAGCCAGGAACCCATATTTTTACCCTGAAAGGTGACTGACCAGGGAAGGTACTCACCttgtaaaaataactttaatcCTGCTAGCTACTGAAGCTCAGCTGGTTGGGTCATGTGCAAACAatcaaaggcagcagctctccacagCGGAAATTCAGCTTTAAGGATGCAAAGTGATCCAACCTGGTGGGCCCAATGTTAAGGACTGCAATTGGCAGCTTCTTCTCCCGGGCAGCAAGAGCAAACCTGTAACCAGAGTACACCTGCAGGAGtagcagaaaacacaaaaatacagGCAGCTTAGGCAAAAGAAGAGTTacagaaaggaataaaatagcTGCCATTGGCAATGGGAAAAGGGCTGTACATACATGCTGTGTTAGGCAGCTGCACTGAGCTCAGGTAGGAAATGTCTTCATTCAGGAGTGCACAGAATAGAACAGCTTTTAACCTCTGTCAGTGAAGGATTTGCAGTTTCATAGAAACTGAAACTTCAGAGCAGATTGAAGGGAAATGTCCTTGTCTTTTAGTAAATCTCTGCAGCAGTTTTTATTAGTTATCACAGGTACTTAAACGCTGCGCTTTGATGgttcctgcacagcccagctaAGGTAGTACAAGAACAAACCTGAGGCATTTCAATCATTCCTGTACAGAGGATTATAAGCTTAAGAAGTGCAAGCTTAAGGAATTTGTATCCAGTATCCTGAAGCCAAGAGAATCACAATCAGGCAGCCTTGGTTTTATCTTCTTCTGGGAGGTGTTAAGAgtaagggtttttttatgtAATAGAACTtgttcctggaaaaaaattatcttacaTAAACACCATTACAAAAGCTTCTATGGTTTAGAAGCTACCTTACCTTATAGATAAGAGGCTAGTGGAGAAAACATATTGTGATACAAAGGACAATCCCAAGCAGCAGAGATATTTCAGCTCTCTTATTGAGAATTTAATAAAGAATGAGAGGTCCTAAACCCTGGTATTTTACACAGCGTGCCATGAGGCCTAAAAAGCTACCAGAGGCTAAAAATTTCAGGTAAAAAAATGTGAGGAATGAATTGTATCAGGTATCTTGCCTTTATGGACAATTGTGACCTGatggaggaggcagcagagagagGTGTGAATGGAGGTATTTACAGCAGCATGAAGTAGACGGGCGAAGAGTGACAGGGAAGCCCAAACAGGTCACCCATCAAGCCAGATTCTAACCACAGTAAAAATGAATTACAAAGAAGGTCTGCAAGTGCTGGTCTGATCCACAAGCCATTTGTAGTCCTAAGCTGTGGGACCAAGGATCATTGCAGGCAGAGAAGCAGGAATGCAGTTTGGGAGGCAGACCTACTTACCTGCATAGAGGATCCTGCTATCAGCATGGAGTCTGATTCTGCCAGGCGCTGGTGTACAAAACTGACTTTTTCCTGGCTCACTGTGTCTCCAAAGAAAGTCACATCAGGCTTCAGGATCCCACCACACTTACGGCAGGCTGGGACTTGGAAAGTGCGCACCTGCTCGTCCGTCAGGAAGACATCCCCATCCGGAGCCACCCCAAACGCTTCAGCTTTCCAAGTGGGATTCAGAGCTTCAaagtgctcctgcagctcagaaCGCAAGATTCGGTCTCCACAGGCCAAGcagaaaaccctgaaaattaaGGCGAAGTCTTAATAGAGAGTTTCATGTCAGCTGAAGATCTGGAGACTCTAACTTGTTCCTTAGGAGGCCTGTCATGATTTTCCACATTTATTTACCAAATAGTACAGGTCAAGGAGATGTCTTTCTACTCTGTTGCTTTGTAGGAATGCTCTAGAGGAAGTGCTTTCAACCCTGCCATGCATCCTCTCTCCCAGTTCATGCTGTGCTTTTTCATCTAGAAATTTTGGGTGATCCCAGACAGGCTGTGATGGCCCTTCTCCAGTACATATATCCCATGCAATTCTGGCACTATCCACTCTGCCTAAGGTGGATAATCCTTGTATCCTCATGATCCCTTTGTTCTCTTTACTAAGAGGACATCTGCTGTACCaaggaaaggggaaatggaTGCAGGTTTCAAGGAAAGTGATCCAAATAATGCTCCAAAAAATGGAGTGGTCGTCATGTTTCTTAAATACCATGCTGTGAACAGCACTGGGTTGTGATTTTTTCTCCACCCCAACCCAATACCACCTTTGTGTCTGTCATCTCCAGCAATGCAGTGTGAAGATTTTGCCTCCTTTCTCagcagctggcagtgcagctgtGTCAGTCAGCACTGagagcccccagtgccagcagctgtaCCTGTGTGTGCAGCCGTGCAGCTCCGTCATGCGCTGGCTCCCGGCTTTGGTGTGAAGGGCATCCACGTTCTGGGTCACCAGCCAGTGCAGCTTGCCCAGCTTCTCCCAGTCCCTCAGCACCAGGTGTGCCTTGTTTGGCTGGTGGGAGGAGAACTGGGGCCAGCCCACAAAGTTCCTTGCCCAGTAGCGCTGCCGGGCGCTGGCGCTGCGGACGAACTCGGCGTGCTGGACGGGccgtctgtctgtcctggcatAGAGCCCCACTCCCTCAGAGCGGTAATCGGGGATCCCTGACTCGGTGGAGATTCCAGCTCCAGTCATTACAAACAGCCTCTTGGAGTTAGAAACaaagtgctgcagctcctccactTCTGCAGGATCTGGGGGAAGACAGGCTGGCACAAAAGTCAGGTTTGGAGAGGCTCTGGATACAGAACGGGATCTGCAATGATGCAGTCTGACAGCTCTGAAAATGCCACACCACTTCCGGGCAGAGAACATGTTCAGCTAAAAGGCAAGAACAGAACACATGGCAGgtaacagaaagcaaaaagcaTGTCCTTAATGTCATTTGCTTGTGATTCTCTGGGAAATTATGCTGTTAAGTATTCTTTGCTCTCTTTTtagtaaagaaacaaattattttggaaatgtgAACTAAAACTCAGCATGCAAGTATGTTCTTTTGGAAGAGGGGAACACTGAGCACAAAGTTAACAACTCTGACTTGCAGGGTTCCTGCTGTTCTACCCTGGTGTGAAGGATGGCTGCCTAAGAGGGCTTGTAAAGAGTGCAGAAGGACCTGTGCATGTGAAGCCTTTCCCAGGTATGTGCAGCAGGCCAGAGGAAATGGCAGGAAAGCCAAGCACCCCACCCCAGAGGCACTGGCTGGTTCCTCCCCAGAAGAGACCCTTGTTCTGCACTTTTAACACTCTGCCTGCTCCAAATCAGTCTTTTATATTTACCCCATCCTTAACACATGTTGtaggaagggagagaaaaacaacctcaaaatggtttttttttccctgacaaaGGCCTTGACTGGAGTTACTCCTGTGTGGcatgttttggttggtttttttttttgtttttgttatttacAAAGGCCTGGTGCAGAACAGGCCTTGAAATGGGACTGAAGATGATTAGGGCACTGGCTAAATGCCTCTGACACCTTCTCTTCTGTGGGTGCCACCTCCCAGAGTCAGTGGGGAGCTGGACGGGCACTGCTTTGCTtctccagcaggcacaggagctTTCTGAGAGAGAAGGGATCATCCAAAGTGTTTGGGGAAGAAGGAACTGCCTGGCAGGTAGGAATGGGAGGGACACCCTGCTTTAAGGGAGGAATGCCatgccctgctggggcaggcaggatgGATGGCTTTGCTGACTAAGTAGCCTGGAATTGTGTGCAGGACCTGTTGAGACACGAGTGCATGGGTTTGgactttgattttgtttgtgcttttgaGCAGTCTGCAGTTCTTTCTCCATTTCACTGTTTTAAAACTACTCTTTCTGGGCCTTACTGTGGTTTTGCAAACAATGTACAAAAAGCTTTGAGAGCAACAGTCCTGAGAATTGACTGTCTGGTATTTCTGCCTCCTTAAATCTCCCTAAGCAGGGGGGCTTGTACAAGATGTGGAGGACAGAGGAAGAACTTTATTTACTGATAAAAGGGGATGATCTCCTGAACACCTAAACTTCAGATGTACTTAAATATTGCTCTGTTTACTGTAAGACCTAGTACTGGTGGGTAACTGAGGGCTTACATACAGCTGAAGTTGAGGTGTTCAGCTCCAAGCACTGTGATGCTAAATTGTTGCTAGTGGCAAAGGGTAGATTTGCCTCAGTTAGTCTTCAGTTCTCAAGGCTTTTTGTCATCATCAGTTGAAATGCAGGGAAGATTGGACAGACTCCATAGTCTGAACTGCTTTTTGTATCTAAGCAGTGATTCTGTTTGCaatgatttttgctttgttttgctgtttagCAGGAGTCGTGTTGGGCATTCCCTCTAAAGAGGTTTAATTTCCCATATGAATTCATTAGAAGGGACAAAGGCTCCCAATAAACTAATTTGCTTTGAGAGTAACTTGTGTCATGATGCTCCCCAAAGGCTGTTTAGGCAGCTTGATGGTAATTAAATTGCTTTAACTGATGAAAACTCTTCATTCCTGCCCCTTATCATCAAAAGATCTCTCAGAAGGAAATGTTCAGAGgcaaaatgaaatagaaatataatagAGGTTGGCCCacaagagagagaaagcaaaaattacAGATACATTTGAAAGCTGCTGTGAACCAGGTAAGGACTATGGAAGAGAAAATGTTAAAGGATGGAATATTTCTTGTCAAATACAAAGCTGCTTGTAAAATGAAAGtgctgagattaaaaaaaaaacaaaaaacaaaaaaccacaaacaaaaacccaagaacaccaaaacaaaaaaagcaccaaaaacccaaccaaactaCTTTACATAAGTGAAACTCTTTAAACGTACCTACGGAGATCTGAGGCTAGAGTTTGTTTTTAGCACACACCCAAGATGCTCCATAGGAAAAGATCAGGCAAGGTTAAGGTAGAAGAGAAACAGGATCCTACAAACGGCTACAGGCCAGAAATCCAAAGGGACCCCCGCGCCATAGGGACCCCCACGTGTCCCTTGTGCTGTGACAGCGGCGGGGACGGGGTGGCAGCCGAACCGAAGCCGGCTGATGAGAGAAGAGCGGTGCGGTGACCAACGCCGAGAACTCACCTGTCATGGTGCTGCCTCCCGGCCGCGGAAGGACGGGGCTGGCCTGCCGGAAAGGGGAGCCCGCTGGGAAATGTAGTTCACGGGGAGAAATGTGCACCAAGCACAGAGACTACAGCTCCCATCAGGCAGAGGGGGAGCGAAAGGTGCTCCCAACATCCAAACACCTGAGGCAGTTTGAGAACGCTGAGAGATTCATAGCAGCCCTCAGGGAAACGTGTGTGAGGTTAAAATCCGAATTTATTGGATACAAATGCATGCGATGGCTTTGCTAAAATGCATTGTAGATGCTTGTCGTTATAAaatatgtgttttcttttaaccAATACCAACATGTTTTAGGCTTAAAATGTGGCTAAATaaattactgaagaaaaatcCGCTGAGGGCTGTTAAAGATACGTCTAGCTTGGGAATTAGGGCAGTGCCGACCTGTCTGCTGCCGACTGTGCACCCTGGCAGGAACCCATCTCTTTGCCTCCCTGCTCGGTGCAGGTTTCAGGCTCAATAATCACCTGATAATTTGTTTCGTTTGCCTGGCAATAAGGAGTTCgtgtttggttttcttctttttcttcttttttgttttgtttgggttttgtgtttgctttgtttttcttcaaatgaGGCTTATATTTGTGAGGAACAAATAATATGAGGAAGGCCAGACTGCTGTATGGTAGCAGCCTGGTGCACTGGATGCCCAGCAGTCTTGCAAACAATGTGCTCTTTCTAAAGATTTCGACTGCTTTTCAAATGCATTCACCAAAGAGCTCTTGCTAAACAGTTCCAAACATTGCAGAAagttttaatacatttttttttttttggtctcttacagtaatttaaaaaaccagGTGAGCCTGAGCGTCTGTGTACCAGTGTGTAATTCTGTGATCACAAGGGAGAAGAGCATcctgcagtgccaccctgcctgtccctctgcccctggGCTTAGCTATGGAGCGCAGCCTTCTTTTTGGCAGCTTCGTGAGTCTAAACGACTTTCAGTGATCTATACTTTAGGAGTTTAAACGTGTTTTAAACCGTTGGGTGATGACTTTGCTTTGGTGGCACCCGACAGACGCCCTTTCTCCCCGGTGCTCCTCGAGAGCGGCCCCGCTCCTCCCAGGATGGAAACCCGCGATTTTTGGGCAATGCCCCCGGCTCGAGCAGCGCCTTCCCGGCCGCTCATTACCATACTGCCCTCCCGGCAACCTCCGCGGGTCCCGGCGGTGCCACGGGCCCCCGGTGCATCCCTCCGTGGCCTCCCGGTCCATCCCCGGGTGCCGCAGTGTTGTGcgggctgcgggcggggggctgcgggcgggGAGCACCGGGCCCCTCTGCAGACGCTCTGAgcgcggcgggggcgcggcggCCCCGGTGCCGGGAGGGAGCGGCCCCATGGCAGCCTTGCGCAGTGGCAGTATCGTAGCCAATGAGGGTATTCCGAGGCGCGATTATTGCTAATTGAAAACTTTTCCCAATACCCCGCCGTGACGACTTGAAATATAGTCGGCATTGGCAATTTTTGAGAGCCTCTACGGAGGCGGATCTAGCGTGGTTAAAAGATAGACGTCCAGAAAAATGTAAGGGCATGAATTCAAGCGTTTCGTTCTCAGAGGTGGGGATAACTCGGCATATTTAAGAGTCTTATTCTTAGAAGTGGGGAAAACTCAGCATACGCGTCACTCCACGTCTAGTTTCATTGATAATTTCTCGTTCAGcacgttaaaa comes from Molothrus aeneus isolate 106 chromosome 18, BPBGC_Maene_1.0, whole genome shotgun sequence and encodes:
- the SIRT4 gene encoding NAD-dependent protein lipoamidase sirtuin-4, mitochondrial, whose translation is MFSARKWCGIFRAVRLHHCRSRSVSRASPNLTFVPACLPPDPAEVEELQHFVSNSKRLFVMTGAGISTESGIPDYRSEGVGLYARTDRRPVQHAEFVRSASARQRYWARNFVGWPQFSSHQPNKAHLVLRDWEKLGKLHWLVTQNVDALHTKAGSQRMTELHGCTHRVFCLACGDRILRSELQEHFEALNPTWKAEAFGVAPDGDVFLTDEQVRTFQVPACRKCGGILKPDVTFFGDTVSQEKVSFVHQRLAESDSMLIAGSSMQVYSGYRFALAAREKKLPIAVLNIGPTRLDHFASLKLNFRCGELLPLIVCT